A genomic stretch from Salarias fasciatus chromosome 10, fSalaFa1.1, whole genome shotgun sequence includes:
- the mntb gene encoding MAX network transcriptional repressor b isoform X2, with translation MSIDTLLEAARYLEWQAQQQQLKREEEQRKEKELINREAESRRVKLVTSSSQPVRANHIAWGDDAPRQPPPHPPAAPPPSLPPSQVPIAVIPMVPVVTATPSVPPLPLPTPIAAAAATSLNTSPPVNKSSSPPLQHQAPPQPASRHLLCASQVKVESQQIVGVKPDQSQPQVTIQYPPPISANGPGSQHALAPHQAPPTSQPQPNGVKMEDLRAMEGKRRPGGAGTREVHNKLEKNRRAHLKECFETLKKNVPNVDEKKTSNLSVLRSALRYIQTLKRKEKEYEHEMERLAREKIATQQRLAELKNELSQCMDVMEIDRVLRQTIQPEDDQASTSTASEGEDNYEQDVDEDAQAPPPPAPPPASLPKPAPPILQAQPLLAPHLSIQHAALPLSGVLAAAPSPSGPPPPQAIAPAPAPGPPAAPPPPLPHPVPPPAVQVQPTVIAHAAVSHPSVIQAVNHALPANHKHLTHIAPSPGPASSAPQPAPAAAAAPAAHQPIAAQPIGHITVHPVAHLGAPLASHLPALYPQGVAVSQPTVVGHITHTFTHHTLPHVQAGPQAGAGQVGGPVNGAAVVSQGGPALGKPTAVLAPHPQLVGQAAVLNPVTMVTVPTFPVSTLKLA, from the exons ATGAGCATCGATACACTTTTGGAGGCGGCCAGATACCTGGAATGgcaggcccagcagcagcagctcaaacGCG aagaggagcagcgCAAAGAGAAGGAGCTCATCAACAGGGAGGCGGAGTCGCGGCGCGTGAAACTGGTGACCTCGTCGTCTCAGCCCGTCAGAGCCAATCACATCGCTTGGGGCGATGACGCTCCCCGCCAGCCGCCGCCCCACCCCCcggccgccccgcccccctctctCCCGCCCTCTCAAGTCCCCATCGCCGTCATCCCCATGGTGCCGGTGGTCACCGCCACGCCGTCGGTGCCGCCCCTCCCGCTCCCGACGCCCatcgcggcggcggcggccacgtCGCTCAACACCTCCCCGCCGGTCAACAAGTCGTCCTCCCCGCCGCTGCAGCACCAGGCGCCGCCCCAGCCGGCGTCTCGCCACCTGCTGTGCGCCTCCCAGGTGAAGGTGGAGAGTCAGCAGATAGTCGGCGTGAAGCCCGACCAATCGCAGCCTCAGGTCACGATCCAGTACCCGCCCCCCATCAGCGCCAACGGGCCCGGCTCCCAGCACGCGCTGGCCCCCCATCAAGCCCCGCCCACGTCCCAGCCGCAGCCCAACGGCGTGAAGATGGAAGACCTGCGGGCGATGGAGGGAAAGCGGAGGCCAGgagg ggcgGGGACCAGAGAGGTGCACAACAAGCTGGAGAAGAACAG GCGAGCGCACCTCAAGGAGTGCTTCGAGACGCTGAAGAAGAACGTTCCCAACGTGGACGAGAAGAAAACGTCCAACCTCAGCGTGCTGCGCAGCGCCTTGCGGTACATCCAG ACCCTGAAGCGTAAAGAGAAGGAGTACGAGCACGAGATGGAGCGGCTGGCCCGGGAGAAGATCGCCACGCAGCAGCGGCTGGCCGAGCTGAAGAACGAGCTGAGCCAGTGCATGGACGTGATGGAGATCGACCGGGTGCTGCGGCAGACCATCCAGCCCGAGGACGACCAGGCGTCCACGTCCACCGcctcag AAGGAGAAGACAACTACGAGCAGGACGTGGACGAGGACgcccaggctccgccccctcccgcccctccccccgcgTCCCTCCCCAAGCCGGCGCCGCCCATCCTGCAGGCGCAGCCGCTCCTCGCCCCGCACCTGTCCATCCAGCACGCCGCCCTGCCTCTGTCCGGAGTCCTCGCCGCCGCCCCCTCGCCGTccggcccccctcccccgcaggCCATCGCCCCCGCCCCGGCGCCCGGCCcccccgccgcgccgccgcctccgctgCCGCACCCGGTGCCGCCGCCGGCCGTGCAGGTCCAGCCCACCGTCATCGCCCACGCCGCCGTCTCCCACCCCTCCGTCATCCAGGCCGTCAACCACGCCCTCCCGGCCAATCACAAACACCTGACGCACATCGCCCCCTCGcccggccccgcctcctccgcccctcaacccgcccccgccgccgccgccgcccccgccgctcACCAGCCCATCGCGGCGCAGCCCATCGGACACATCACCGTCCACCCGGTGGCCCACCTGGGGGCGCCGCTCGCGTCGCACCTGCCGGCGCTGTACCCGCAGGGCGTGGCGGTGTCGCAGCCCACCGTGGTGGGCCACATCACCCACACCTTCACCCACCACACCCTGCCGCACGTCCAGGCCGGCCCGCAGGCCGGCGCCGGCCAGGTGGGCGGCCCGGTGAACGGCGCCGCCGTGGTGAGCCAGGGCGGCCCGGCGCTGGGGAAGCCCACCGCCGTGctggccccccacccccagctgGTCGGCCAGGCCGCCGTCCTCAACCCCGTCACCATGGTTACTGTCCCCACCTTCCCCGTCAGCACGCTCAAACTGGCCTGA
- the mntb gene encoding MAX network transcriptional repressor b isoform X1, with protein MSIDTLLEAARYLEWQAQQQQLKREEEQRKEKELINREAESRRVKLVTSSSQPVRANHIAWGDDAPRQPPPHPPAAPPPSLPPSQVPIAVIPMVPVVTATPSVPPLPLPTPIAAAAATSLNTSPPVNKSSSPPLQHQAPPQPASRHLLCASQVKVESQQIVGVKPDQSQPQVTIQYPPPISANGPGSQHALAPHQAPPTSQPQPNGVKMEDLRAMEGKRRPGGSVCVAGTREVHNKLEKNRRAHLKECFETLKKNVPNVDEKKTSNLSVLRSALRYIQTLKRKEKEYEHEMERLAREKIATQQRLAELKNELSQCMDVMEIDRVLRQTIQPEDDQASTSTASEGEDNYEQDVDEDAQAPPPPAPPPASLPKPAPPILQAQPLLAPHLSIQHAALPLSGVLAAAPSPSGPPPPQAIAPAPAPGPPAAPPPPLPHPVPPPAVQVQPTVIAHAAVSHPSVIQAVNHALPANHKHLTHIAPSPGPASSAPQPAPAAAAAPAAHQPIAAQPIGHITVHPVAHLGAPLASHLPALYPQGVAVSQPTVVGHITHTFTHHTLPHVQAGPQAGAGQVGGPVNGAAVVSQGGPALGKPTAVLAPHPQLVGQAAVLNPVTMVTVPTFPVSTLKLA; from the exons ATGAGCATCGATACACTTTTGGAGGCGGCCAGATACCTGGAATGgcaggcccagcagcagcagctcaaacGCG aagaggagcagcgCAAAGAGAAGGAGCTCATCAACAGGGAGGCGGAGTCGCGGCGCGTGAAACTGGTGACCTCGTCGTCTCAGCCCGTCAGAGCCAATCACATCGCTTGGGGCGATGACGCTCCCCGCCAGCCGCCGCCCCACCCCCcggccgccccgcccccctctctCCCGCCCTCTCAAGTCCCCATCGCCGTCATCCCCATGGTGCCGGTGGTCACCGCCACGCCGTCGGTGCCGCCCCTCCCGCTCCCGACGCCCatcgcggcggcggcggccacgtCGCTCAACACCTCCCCGCCGGTCAACAAGTCGTCCTCCCCGCCGCTGCAGCACCAGGCGCCGCCCCAGCCGGCGTCTCGCCACCTGCTGTGCGCCTCCCAGGTGAAGGTGGAGAGTCAGCAGATAGTCGGCGTGAAGCCCGACCAATCGCAGCCTCAGGTCACGATCCAGTACCCGCCCCCCATCAGCGCCAACGGGCCCGGCTCCCAGCACGCGCTGGCCCCCCATCAAGCCCCGCCCACGTCCCAGCCGCAGCCCAACGGCGTGAAGATGGAAGACCTGCGGGCGATGGAGGGAAAGCGGAGGCCAGgagggtcagtgtgtgt ggcgGGGACCAGAGAGGTGCACAACAAGCTGGAGAAGAACAG GCGAGCGCACCTCAAGGAGTGCTTCGAGACGCTGAAGAAGAACGTTCCCAACGTGGACGAGAAGAAAACGTCCAACCTCAGCGTGCTGCGCAGCGCCTTGCGGTACATCCAG ACCCTGAAGCGTAAAGAGAAGGAGTACGAGCACGAGATGGAGCGGCTGGCCCGGGAGAAGATCGCCACGCAGCAGCGGCTGGCCGAGCTGAAGAACGAGCTGAGCCAGTGCATGGACGTGATGGAGATCGACCGGGTGCTGCGGCAGACCATCCAGCCCGAGGACGACCAGGCGTCCACGTCCACCGcctcag AAGGAGAAGACAACTACGAGCAGGACGTGGACGAGGACgcccaggctccgccccctcccgcccctccccccgcgTCCCTCCCCAAGCCGGCGCCGCCCATCCTGCAGGCGCAGCCGCTCCTCGCCCCGCACCTGTCCATCCAGCACGCCGCCCTGCCTCTGTCCGGAGTCCTCGCCGCCGCCCCCTCGCCGTccggcccccctcccccgcaggCCATCGCCCCCGCCCCGGCGCCCGGCCcccccgccgcgccgccgcctccgctgCCGCACCCGGTGCCGCCGCCGGCCGTGCAGGTCCAGCCCACCGTCATCGCCCACGCCGCCGTCTCCCACCCCTCCGTCATCCAGGCCGTCAACCACGCCCTCCCGGCCAATCACAAACACCTGACGCACATCGCCCCCTCGcccggccccgcctcctccgcccctcaacccgcccccgccgccgccgccgcccccgccgctcACCAGCCCATCGCGGCGCAGCCCATCGGACACATCACCGTCCACCCGGTGGCCCACCTGGGGGCGCCGCTCGCGTCGCACCTGCCGGCGCTGTACCCGCAGGGCGTGGCGGTGTCGCAGCCCACCGTGGTGGGCCACATCACCCACACCTTCACCCACCACACCCTGCCGCACGTCCAGGCCGGCCCGCAGGCCGGCGCCGGCCAGGTGGGCGGCCCGGTGAACGGCGCCGCCGTGGTGAGCCAGGGCGGCCCGGCGCTGGGGAAGCCCACCGCCGTGctggccccccacccccagctgGTCGGCCAGGCCGCCGTCCTCAACCCCGTCACCATGGTTACTGTCCCCACCTTCCCCGTCAGCACGCTCAAACTGGCCTGA